One Seriola aureovittata isolate HTS-2021-v1 ecotype China chromosome 3, ASM2101889v1, whole genome shotgun sequence genomic window, AGTACCATTCGCACCTGAAGCTAGCCCCCATCTGGCAGAGATGACGGATGCTATTACTGACCTGGAGTCCGACCGACGTGCTGCCCATGAACATTTAGAAGTGGAAACCATAGAAAACAGTAAGCTAAGACATCAAATTAACAACATACGTGAAAGAATGAGCCAGGAGATCATGGCTGACGTTGCAGCAGCCCGTGCATCTAATGCTGAGGAGATAGAGCAGCTGCACAAAGACCTAAACACAGTCTCTCAGCTACAAGAAGCCACTGTGAAGAGGCAGGAAGCTCTCTTGAGCCAAAACGAAGCACTGTACCCTCAGCGAGAACAACTTAAGGGTGAGCATGAAGAGGTTATTGCTGCTCTGAATGATCAAATCACCCTAAAATATGGCTTGCAAATTCAGCTGGATCAGACACAGGAGAAGATAGAAGAGCTGAAGTCCTGCATTGCTGTTGTGGAACAGGACAAAATAACACTGGAGCAAAACATGGCGCTCGAGAGAGAGGCTTCCACTGTGAAAAAAGACAACCTGTCCAGAGAAGTGGATCAGACAGATGGGAAAACTAAGCAACAGAAGCAAGCAATCAGGAGGAACAGAACAGAGCTGAACAGAGTTAACGACAAGAGACAAGAAACCAATATCCATCTGGGAGAGCTAATGGCTGAAATGGCCAAGCTAGAGAGCAATTTACAAAGACTAACAGCATCGCGGTGCCAGTTtgagaaacagctggagggGGAAACCCAAAAACATCAAGAACTGAGGGAACAGAGAGAAACGCTTAAGAAGGAGTTGCGTGAGTTGGGAGAAGCGTTCAGCCTGGCCATTCAGCGTCTTAAAGACGAAATTTCCACAGTTGAGGGTAAAATCGAGGAGGGTCGAGCATCAAAGTTGCTCTGTCAAGACCTCCTGGCTCAGATTTATGAGATATTCAAGCACCATCATGATGAAGAGAGTGAAGTAAGGTCAGAGTATTTCCACGTCTCACAGCAGCTTGACCGGTCCAAGCTGCAGCTCGAGGAAAGGATTGCCTCCATAGTCAAACACAAGAAGGACATCAAAGAGATGGACAAGCAGATCAGTGCACTGCTGGAAGCTGACACGATCAACCAGCGTGTATTTCAGAGGAATCAGCAGGAGCTGTGTGGTAACAtggacacagagaagaagaacgtCAGCCATCTTGAGGAGGAGAAGAGTAGGCTAAGACGACTCcttgaggaggagaagaggaagcaggaggCACACGTGGCGAAAATGACCTCTGACATCAGCAACACCAGGAGGAGATATGAGGAGCTgcgagaggaggaggcagcactCCACCAGCGCCAGCCCAAGAGCACAGATGCCAACTTACTAATGAGCCACATGGCCCAGTGTGAGGTggaatacagacagacagagatcaaATACCATCAGGAAATACAGGAACACGCTGCAGAGACTGAGAGCCTCACAAGGAGCAatgaggagaagcagagggaggtgaaggagaaagaggaggtgcTGAGGGAGGTGGAGGCCAGATGGAATGAGGAGCAAAGTAGGCACCAGAGACTGAAAATGTTCACCTCTGAGTTGAGGTCGAGGAGGACTGAGCTGGAGCTGTCCATTCAGGGGTTGAGGGAGAAAACCAGCTGTCTGCTTCAGCCCAAAGAGGATATGAAGGCTGAGCTGGAGGAAACGCAAGCAAGTTACATGGATGTTCTCAAAAAACAGGcctcagagctgagagctgtAGAAATAAACATCTACAACAACAGCGTGAAACTGGAGCAGGTCCGAATGGAGAACAGCAGGCTGCATCTCTGTATCAGACAGATGACAGAGGATGTTAGCAGAGCCAGGAGGAACAAAGACAGATACCGGCAGGAGACTGACCATTTCAACCAGGACATAAAGGCCCTGTGTGACAGTTTACAGGAAGCATGGAGAGAGGATTTATTGGTAACTGAGGACTGTCAGAACAGTGATGGTGTTCTGTTGATGTCTGTGAGTGCTCTGCTGAACCATTTGAAGACTAGGAGACAGCAGTTAGGAAATGTGAACATACTCCTTCACCAGCAAATGTTAGACTTCAGCAAACGACTGGGAGATAAAACAACTATAGACCAGCACAGTTGAGTTGATAAAAGTGATTCTAGTTCTATGTCACAACAAGTGACGATATGAATTTAGATAACCTGttaactcaaaacaaaaaacttaataaaGGTGAAAGCAACAAGAtcatatgaagtttttttttaattcagactaaatatacataaaaatactcaaaataaCAACTCGCCTGAGTAGACTTAAGTAAAAATATCCAAA contains:
- the ccdc175 gene encoding coiled-coil domain-containing protein 175; its protein translation is MASCLVPDFPAVMVALEHLKELDKQLKEEGVPFAPEASPHLAEMTDAITDLESDRRAAHEHLEVETIENSKLRHQINNIRERMSQEIMADVAAARASNAEEIEQLHKDLNTVSQLQEATVKRQEALLSQNEALYPQREQLKGEHEEVIAALNDQITLKYGLQIQLDQTQEKIEELKSCIAVVEQDKITLEQNMALEREASTVKKDNLSREVDQTDGKTKQQKQAIRRNRTELNRVNDKRQETNIHLGELMAEMAKLESNLQRLTASRCQFEKQLEGETQKHQELREQRETLKKELRELGEAFSLAIQRLKDEISTVEGKIEEGRASKLLCQDLLAQIYEIFKHHHDEESEVRSEYFHVSQQLDRSKLQLEERIASIVKHKKDIKEMDKQISALLEADTINQRVFQRNQQELCGNMDTEKKNVSHLEEEKSRLRRLLEEEKRKQEAHVAKMTSDISNTRRRYEELREEEAALHQRQPKSTDANLLMSHMAQCEVEYRQTEIKYHQEIQEHAAETESLTRSNEEKQREVKEKEEVLREVEARWNEEQSRHQRLKMFTSELRSRRTELELSIQGLREKTSCLLQPKEDMKAELEETQASYMDVLKKQASELRAVEINIYNNSVKLEQVRMENSRLHLCIRQMTEDVSRARRNKDRYRQETDHFNQDIKALCDSLQEAWREDLLVTEDCQNSDGVLLMSVSALLNHLKTRRQQLGNVNILLHQQMLDFSKRLGDKTTIDQHS